In Edaphobacter aggregans, the sequence GAAGCAGATCCCTGCGGGATGACAACCTGAAAGCAAAGGCAAGGGCAAAATACTGCGGCATGCTTCGCTTGGGAGCGTGCTAGATTCAACGCATCCCCATTTTTGCTGGAGAGTGACTATGCGTCTGCTTCGCACCGTGTGTGTTCTGGCTTCGATGTTGAGTTGCGTTGTGGTGGAGGGGCAATCGGCTTCGAGTGATGAGGAGCGGGGTAAGGCTTGGTGGGCGCATGTGCAGTACCTGGCGGATGATTCGATGCAGGGGCGGCTGACGGGGAGTGAGGAGTATTTGAAGGCCGCGGCTTATGTGGTGGACAAGTTCAAGTCGTATGGGTTGCAGCCGGCTGGGGTGAATGGTGGGTTCTATCAGCCGGTGAAGTTTGATGTGCAGCGGGTGTTGGCGGATAAGTCTTCGATGAGTTTGGTGGCGGATGGTAAGACGGAGCCGCTGGTGCTGGGGACAGATGCGATTCTGGGGTCGCGGGCGGCGCAGGTGGGGAAGGTGGATGCTCCGCTGGTGTTTATTGGGTATGGGCTGCATCTCCCGGAGGCGAAGTATGACGACTTTAACTCGGCTGAAGTGCCGATGTCGGAGTTGAAGGGGAAGATCGTTGTTTATATCAATGGTGGGCCGGCGGATTTACCGGGGCCGCTGAAGTCGTATGCGAGGACGGCTCCGTTTGCGAAGGCGCTACGGGATGCGGGGGCGGTGGGGGCGATTTCGATACCGACGCCGAAGTCGATGGACTTTGGTTGGGAGCGGGTGGCGAGTGGGGCTTCACAGCCGGGGATGCGGTTGGCGGCTACTCCCGATGCAGCTGCGGTGGCGGCGAAGCATCCGGCGCTGGCGGATGAGCATGGTGCGATGTTTGGGGCTACGTTCAATCCGGCTGAGGCAGAGAAGTTGTTTGCTGGGACGGGGCATACGTTTGCCGAGATACTGGCGTTGGCGGATGCGCAGAAGCCGCTGCCTCGGTTTGCTTTGAATAAGAGAGTGACGGCTTCGGTGGTGGGAGAGCACTCGCAGGTGGAGTCGCCGAATATTGTGGCGATGCTGCCGGGGTCGGACCCGGTGTTGGCGAAGGAGTATGTGATCGTGTCGGCGCATCTGGACCATCTGGGTGTGGGGGCTCCGATCAAGGGGAAGACGATTTATAACGGCGCGATGGACGATGCTTCGGGTGTGGCGTCGGTGCTAGAGGCGGCGCGGGAGTTTGGCGCGGCGAAGGTGAGGCCGAAGCGGTCGATGCTGTTTGTGGTGTTTACTGCTGAGGAGAAGGGGCTGCTGGGGTCGCGGTACTACGCGGGGCATCCGACGGTGCCGGAGGGGTCGATTAAGGCGGATTTGAATTTAGATATGTTTATGCCGATCTTTGCGCTGAAGAAGCTGCATGTGCAGGGGTTGGAGCAGTCGACGCTCGCGGTGGATGCACAGAAGGTGGGTGAGGCGCACGGCATTGTGATTGCGCCGGATCCGGAGCCGGATCGGAACTCGTTTATCAGGACGGATCAGTACAGCTTTGTGCAGGCGGGGATTCCGGCGCTGGCGTTCAAGTTTGGATGGACGGCGGGGTCTCCGGAGTACAAGGCGTGGAGAGGGTGGCTGGCGCAGCGGTATCACTCGACGGAGGATGATTTGTCGCAGCCGGTGGATTTGGCTGCGGCGGCTCAGTTCAATAGTTTCTTTGCGGATTTGGCTCGGACGGTGGCGGATGATCCGGCTACACCGCATTATCTGGATAGCAGCTTCTTTAGGAGGTTTGAGGCGGGACGGTAGATTGGGAGTCGTCAGGTTTTAGGTATCAGGTATCAGGTTTCGGGTATCAGGTTTTGAGGATGCGGGGCCAATCGGTGGGGCTGTGGGCCAGGTAGTTGGGCTGGGCGGCGGCTAGCGTGTGGGGCGCGAGGCCGAAGGTGCAGCCTATGGAAGTGGCTCCGCAGTTGCGGGCGGTGAGGATGTCTACGTCAGAGTCGCCGATCATGATGGTTTGGGCGGGTGTGATGGGGTCGCCGGCGATGGTGGAGGCTTCGGCTATAAGGGTGAGCAGGCCGTGGGGGTCGGGTTTTTTGGTGTGGAAGCTGTTGCCTCCGTAGTTTTGGAAGAAGAAGCGCGTGAGGCCGAAGTGGTCGCAGATATCTCGGGAGGGGTTGACTGGCTTGTTGGTGAGGACGGCCATGAGGGTGTCGGGGTGGGCGGCGCGGATGGCTTCGAGTGAGTCGATGACGCCGGGGTAGACGTAGGTGAAGTCGAGCTTGTGGATGCGGTAGTAGCTGAGGAAGAAGGTGAGGGCTTCGGTGACGTACTCTTCGTCGTGGATGTCGCCTTCGGGGTCACCGAGGGCGCGGCGGACGAGCATGGAGGCTCCGTCGCCGATGTAACTGGCGATGACGGGGTCAGGGAGCTGGGGCTTGCCGAAGTGGAGGAGGGTGGCGTTGATCGAGTTGCAGAGGTCGATGCGGGAGTCGATGAGGGTGCCGTCGAGGTCAAAGATTAGGAGGCGCGGGGTGAGGGACGGCATGGATTGAGTTTAATGGAAGAAGGGACGGCTGGGCGCCGTCCCTTGATCAGATCGAATCTACGAAATATGACGTTGGGCTGTTAGCGGATCTGGATGTCGCCGGAGCCGGTTTGGGCGCGGAGGGTGGGGCCGCCACCGTTGACGGCGCCGTTGATGTGGTGGCGGTTGAGGCTGCCCTGCATCGTGATGGGCTGCTGGACGTTGATGGTGCCGGAGCCTGTATCGGCGTCGAGGTTGAAGCGGGCTCCGCTGCCGACGGCCATGTGAATGTTGCCGCTGCCGGTACTGAGCTTCCAGTCGGAGGTGGGTTGGCCGGAGACTTCGATGTTGCCGGAACCGGTGCTGGATTTGAGTGCGCCGGAGAGATTGCGGAGGACGATGTTGCCACTGCCAGTTTCTGCTTTGACATCGCCGGGAGCGGATTGGTCGAAGTCGATGTCGCCGGAGCCAGTGCCAAGAGTAGCTGCGCCGCCGATGCCGTGGGCCTTTACGTTGCCGGAGCCGCTCTGGGCTTTGAGGCTGGCGCCGACGCCTTGAATGTCAACATCGCCGGAGCCGGAGGAGGCGTTGATGACGGAGGCTCTCGGGAGGGTGACTTCGTAGTCGATGGAGATGTTGCGGAAGAGGTCGTTGTTGTGGCGCTCGCCGATGGTGATCTCGTTGCCGCTCTGGGTGATGGGCGGGTTATTGGCAATCTCCTGGGCGCGGGAGTCAGCGTCTCCGCCCATCCAGCCGCGGTTGGAGTGGACGTGGCCGATGATGTGGACCTGGTTGTCGGAGCCGGCGCGGAGGTTGATGTTGCCGGAGCCGGTAGAGACGGAGACCTCAGGTGCGTTGCCAGTGCTGAGCGTGCGCTCGAATCTGGCTTCGGCGGCGAAGGCCGTGGTGGCGATGGCGAAGGTTGCTGCGGTGAGAAGGATTCGGAGTTGCATCGTTGGCTCCTTGAGGATTCGTTCCGGCGCGGAATTTATGTGACGATTTCGAACTATTGCCCGCTACTGCTGGAGGATGACTGTGTCTCCTGCGTTGACGCCAGAGAGAACTTCGGTTCTAGTGCCATTGGAGATGCCGGCCTTGATGGAGACTTTGCGGCGGCCTTTCTTCTCCTTGGGGTCGGGGACTTCGACGCTGGCGTTGCGGTCCTTGTCGTAGATAACGGCCTGCTCGGGGACAGTGAGGACGCCTTTATGCTCTTCGAGGAGGATTTCAGCATTGGCGGTCATGTTGGCTTTGAGTTCGCCGCCCGGGTTTTCGATGGAGACGCGGACCTCGAAGGTGGTGACGTTGTCTTTTTCTACGCCAAGGGGAGCGATCTTGGTGACCTTGCCGAGGAAGGTCTTGTCCTTGAAGGACTCTACCTTGATGCGGGCGGGTTGACCCATGTAGACCTTGCCGATGTCGGATTCGTCGACCTTGCCCTGTACGTAGACCTGCGTAGTGTCGCCGATGGTCATGACGAGGGTTGCGGTGGAGCCCATGACGAGGATGGAGCTGACCGCGTCACCGAGTTCGACGTCACGAGAGAGGACAACGCCGTCCATTGGGGAGGTGATGGTGGTGTAGCTGAGCTGCTCTTCAAGTTGCTTGAGTGAGGCTTGGGCCTGCTCCGTCTGTGCCTGGGCCTGGTGGAGCTTGGAGTTGTCGACGGTGATCTGGGCGACCGCTTTATCGCGGGTGTTGGCGGCGGCGAGATACTTCTGCTCGGCGTCATCAAGAGCCTGCTGGGAGACTACGCCGTCTTTGGACATCTGGAGGGCGCGGTCGTAGGTGTGCTTGTACATGGGCAGGTCGGGGGCTTCGGCGTTGACCTTGTCGTACTGGATGGCGGCGGCGGCGGCGCGAGCGTTGGACTCGGCGGCGGCGAGTTGGGCGCGCTGGGCGTTGACCTGGGCCATGATCTCGATCTGGTCGAGCTGGGCGAGGACCTGTCCCTGCTTGACGTGGGCGTTGATGTCGGTGTCGAGACGAGTGACGATGCCGGAGGCTTTGGATTTGACCTCGACCTTAGTGATGGGCTGGACCTTGCCGGTGGCGACGACGGAACGGGCGATGTCGCCGCGCTCGGCCTTGGCAAGTTGGGAGGGCTCGAGTTTGGTGCTGTTGCCGCGTGCGGCTACCGCGACGCCGAGGATGACGGCTAGGATGAGGAAGCTGAGGCCTCCCCATATCCAGATATTCCGTTTGCTTTTGCGTGTCGCCAAGGTGTAGCTCCAAGATTCTTGAGTAATGACCGTCTCGGAGTTTGGTTACGCAGAATGGTGTGGTCTGGTTCCGTAGACAGTGGAGAAAGTTTCAGACGAGGGACGGCAATGGGACCTATTTTAGACGAGCGGGGGAGAGGGGCGGGAGCAGGCGTAAGTGAGGGGTGGTCAGAAGATTACTGCAACTAAGGTGTTGCAAGACACTCTCGGACAGCAGTTAGTGGGATTGAGGGAGGGTCAGGCATATTTGCGGAGGACTCCGAGGACCTTGCCCTGAATGCTGACGTTGGTGGCTGGGGCGTAAATTGGGGCCATTTCGGTGTTGGAAGGCTGGAGACGGATCATGTTGCCTTCGCGGTAGAAGCGCTTGAGGGTGGCGTCGGAGCCGTCGACCAGTGCGACGATGATCTCGCCTTCGCGGGCGGTGCGAGTGCGCTCGACCAGGACGTAGTCGCCGGAGACGATGTGCTCGTCGCGCATGGAGTCGCCACGGACCTCGAGGGCGAAGACTTCGCGGTTGCCAATGATGTCGTTGAGGGAGATGCTCTCGGCGGTTTCGATGGCTTCGACAGGCTTACCGGCTGCGATGCGGCCCAGAAGTGGAAGGCGGTCGGAGCCTTTTTTGCCTGAGCGTGCCGGAAGTACATCGATCGAGCGGCTGCGGTTGTGGGCTCGCTGCAGGAGACCTTTGTTCTGCAGATTGGTGATGTGCTTGTGCACGGTGGCCAGAGAACTGAGACCTAGACCGCTGGCGATTTCCTCGTAGGAAGGGGAATAGCCGTTCTTCTGCGTGAAGCCTGAGAGGAAGTCGATGACCTCTTTTTGCCGCCGTGTGATAGCCATGCAGGAATTGTAGCGAATAAAAAGCGAATTGCAATATCTATTTTGGTTCCTGACAAGTCTGAGTGAGGGGTTGGTGTTGAGCGCCTCCGTACCTTTTATAAGGTCTCACGGAGGCGTTAGTCGTTTGCTCTATATAGAAAGGAACTTTGCTGAACATTGTCGGGCTTGGATGGGCTCAAGTATTAGAAGGCGTATCCGAAGCCGATGGAGAAAATGGGGAAGAAGGAAGCGTAGCTGAGGTTGTTGTTGTTGCGTGCGATGAAGGCTGCAAGGTTTTTCTGGAACGACGGATCCTGGCTGACGGATTGGCATCCGACCGATGCGGGAAAGACAGGATCGCAGGCGCTGCCGGTGAAGTTGACCTGCAGGTTCGGTTGACCTACGTAGTAGAAGCCGAGCTCGATTGGGATGCTGAGACGGCTGCGGGTACGCGGAATGATGTTTCCGAGGCCGAGCGTGAAGCCGGGGGAGACTCTGCGGAAGTCGATACGTCCGTTGCCGTGTAGTGGATCGGTGAAGCTGCTGACGTAGTCGTTGCCGTTGAGGGTGATGGCGCTGCCGGAGGGGATGAGGGCGGTTGCGAGGATTCGGTTGTTATTGGCGAAGACAAGCAGCGGGCTGAGACGGAAGCGGCCGTTGAAAGGGAACCAGTCGAGAGAGGCGCGTCCGGTTTTCATACGGAGATTGATGGCTACGTTGGCGCCCTGCTGCTGGAAGGCAGTGGCGTAGGAGAAGAAGTCGGCGCCCGCGCGGAGGTTTAATTTTTTGGCCAGAGGTGTGGCGATGTCGAAACCTGTGCCAGCGAGTCCTGTGTGCGAGTCGAAGCCTATGGCGGAAAAGGGATGGAAGGTTTTGGGTTTGATGGCGGTGGACGGAGGAAGGGTCACGAACGACGTGGGACCGGAGGTTGCATTGGCGTCGGTGCTGGAGCTGAAGGTGCGCATGGCCTCGTCGGCGAGGTTTGCTGTGACCGAGTCGGGGTCAATCAGGTTCTGTGCGAACACGCATGGGACTGAGAGAAGCATGACGAAGAGCGCTGCGTTCCATGGAGTGATTGGGGATTTCATTTGCATGCCGCCTGTCTTTGTCGAGAGATGTTTGAGCGTGAAGGTCTGCTTGTTTTTCTCTATCGGCAAGAGGCTTCGAGAGTGCAGGGGGAAGGGAAGAACGGCGTGCGATTCCCATTTTGAAATTGAGACATGCAAAAAACTCGTGTAGAGGGTTGTGTGCGCGGGGGTCTATGCACCAAGGTAATAGGACGCCACCGACAATGGTCACGTGACGACGGTGCAATTTGCGATGGCGTGATCGAGGAGATAGGAATGCGGGTTCTGATTGTTGAAGATGATGCGGCTCTGGGGTTATTTCTGCAGAAGGGTTTGAAGCTGGAAGGACATGAGGTTGCATGGGTGGGCGATGGAGTTGCTGCGCTGGAGCAGGTTGAGGCGCTTCAGCCCGACCTGATGGTTTTGGATTTGAGTCTGCCTCGCAAGGATGGGACT encodes:
- a CDS encoding efflux RND transporter periplasmic adaptor subunit, producing the protein MATRKSKRNIWIWGGLSFLILAVILGVAVAARGNSTKLEPSQLAKAERGDIARSVVATGKVQPITKVEVKSKASGIVTRLDTDINAHVKQGQVLAQLDQIEIMAQVNAQRAQLAAAESNARAAAAAIQYDKVNAEAPDLPMYKHTYDRALQMSKDGVVSQQALDDAEQKYLAAANTRDKAVAQITVDNSKLHQAQAQTEQAQASLKQLEEQLSYTTITSPMDGVVLSRDVELGDAVSSILVMGSTATLVMTIGDTTQVYVQGKVDESDIGKVYMGQPARIKVESFKDKTFLGKVTKIAPLGVEKDNVTTFEVRVSIENPGGELKANMTANAEILLEEHKGVLTVPEQAVIYDKDRNASVEVPDPKEKKGRRKVSIKAGISNGTRTEVLSGVNAGDTVILQQ
- the lexA gene encoding transcriptional repressor LexA; the encoded protein is MAITRRQKEVIDFLSGFTQKNGYSPSYEEIASGLGLSSLATVHKHITNLQNKGLLQRAHNRSRSIDVLPARSGKKGSDRLPLLGRIAAGKPVEAIETAESISLNDIIGNREVFALEVRGDSMRDEHIVSGDYVLVERTRTAREGEIIVALVDGSDATLKRFYREGNMIRLQPSNTEMAPIYAPATNVSIQGKVLGVLRKYA
- a CDS encoding M20/M25/M40 family metallo-hydrolase, translating into MRLLRTVCVLASMLSCVVVEGQSASSDEERGKAWWAHVQYLADDSMQGRLTGSEEYLKAAAYVVDKFKSYGLQPAGVNGGFYQPVKFDVQRVLADKSSMSLVADGKTEPLVLGTDAILGSRAAQVGKVDAPLVFIGYGLHLPEAKYDDFNSAEVPMSELKGKIVVYINGGPADLPGPLKSYARTAPFAKALRDAGAVGAISIPTPKSMDFGWERVASGASQPGMRLAATPDAAAVAAKHPALADEHGAMFGATFNPAEAEKLFAGTGHTFAEILALADAQKPLPRFALNKRVTASVVGEHSQVESPNIVAMLPGSDPVLAKEYVIVSAHLDHLGVGAPIKGKTIYNGAMDDASGVASVLEAAREFGAAKVRPKRSMLFVVFTAEEKGLLGSRYYAGHPTVPEGSIKADLNLDMFMPIFALKKLHVQGLEQSTLAVDAQKVGEAHGIVIAPDPEPDRNSFIRTDQYSFVQAGIPALAFKFGWTAGSPEYKAWRGWLAQRYHSTEDDLSQPVDLAAAAQFNSFFADLARTVADDPATPHYLDSSFFRRFEAGR
- a CDS encoding HAD family hydrolase, which produces MPSLTPRLLIFDLDGTLIDSRIDLCNSINATLLHFGKPQLPDPVIASYIGDGASMLVRRALGDPEGDIHDEEYVTEALTFFLSYYRIHKLDFTYVYPGVIDSLEAIRAAHPDTLMAVLTNKPVNPSRDICDHFGLTRFFFQNYGGNSFHTKKPDPHGLLTLIAEASTIAGDPITPAQTIMIGDSDVDILTARNCGATSIGCTFGLAPHTLAAAQPNYLAHSPTDWPRILKT
- a CDS encoding DUF4097 family beta strand repeat-containing protein; the encoded protein is MQLRILLTAATFAIATTAFAAEARFERTLSTGNAPEVSVSTGSGNINLRAGSDNQVHIIGHVHSNRGWMGGDADSRAQEIANNPPITQSGNEITIGERHNNDLFRNISIDYEVTLPRASVINASSGSGDVDIQGVGASLKAQSGSGNVKAHGIGGAATLGTGSGDIDFDQSAPGDVKAETGSGNIVLRNLSGALKSSTGSGNIEVSGQPTSDWKLSTGSGNIHMAVGSGARFNLDADTGSGTINVQQPITMQGSLNRHHINGAVNGGGPTLRAQTGSGDIQIR